The Sulfurospirillum oryzae genome includes a region encoding these proteins:
- a CDS encoding DUF3373 domain-containing protein has protein sequence MKKIIAPLLLGAALSSAFAADDSLKQEVEALKAQMAELKSAQAKLNVDALRAQVSEIKAHDAGDNVKFNVDFRTAYDAVSYKLNNAPDQDNGIWTNKLILGMAAQPADNLVFQGKLGVYKTFGQNNMDQTSMFQAFDWYGTNKPGDDSIKLREAYFIYSDDMGDVHYAVSFGRRPSLDGFMTDLRADNDAPASPVGHNISMEFDGASFKFDFDKVTGISGLYFKICLGRGYSNTTGSYSMNSSGGFSPAYVEDSANPNMDLAGLLVQLYDNGQYKVMANYFKAWNMMDINAMTSNFSTGQIFFGDVGDMTGGSLSVQVNGIGDGLSDFLDDSIFFLSYAFNKTDPKGTHFIPDGMGGGAMGTEMLGSSSKETGSSVYTGLQLPGIAKGQRLGLEYNHGSKYWRSYTYGEDTLAGSKLATRGDAYEIYYKLPIVGKNLTAQLSYVYMNYDYTGSNTFFGWTGTPMDPSTVPGAVKSASDIRASLRYKY, from the coding sequence ATGAAGAAAATCATCGCTCCACTGCTCTTAGGAGCAGCACTATCATCAGCGTTCGCTGCAGATGATTCACTCAAGCAAGAAGTAGAGGCGCTTAAAGCGCAAATGGCAGAGCTAAAAAGTGCTCAAGCAAAACTCAATGTAGATGCATTAAGAGCTCAAGTTTCTGAGATCAAAGCGCATGATGCAGGGGATAATGTCAAGTTTAACGTTGACTTTAGAACAGCGTATGATGCTGTTAGTTATAAGCTTAATAATGCACCAGATCAAGATAATGGTATTTGGACTAATAAGTTAATTCTTGGGATGGCAGCTCAACCTGCTGACAATCTAGTCTTTCAGGGAAAGCTTGGGGTATATAAGACATTTGGTCAAAATAATATGGACCAAACTAGTATGTTTCAAGCATTTGACTGGTATGGAACTAATAAACCAGGTGATGACAGTATTAAGCTAAGAGAAGCTTATTTTATATATTCTGACGATATGGGTGATGTACATTATGCTGTTTCATTTGGTCGCCGTCCATCACTTGATGGTTTTATGACTGACCTAAGAGCTGATAATGATGCACCAGCTTCTCCTGTTGGTCATAATATCAGTATGGAATTTGATGGCGCAAGCTTTAAATTTGATTTTGATAAAGTTACAGGTATTTCAGGACTTTATTTTAAAATTTGTTTAGGCAGAGGCTATTCGAATACAACAGGTTCTTACTCAATGAACTCATCAGGTGGATTTAGTCCAGCGTATGTTGAAGATAGCGCTAATCCTAATATGGACTTAGCAGGACTTTTAGTGCAACTCTATGATAATGGGCAGTACAAAGTAATGGCAAATTACTTTAAAGCTTGGAATATGATGGATATTAATGCTATGACTTCAAACTTTAGTACTGGGCAAATATTTTTTGGTGATGTAGGCGATATGACAGGTGGATCGTTATCCGTTCAAGTTAACGGTATCGGCGATGGTCTTAGTGATTTCTTAGATGATAGTATTTTCTTCCTCTCTTATGCCTTTAATAAAACAGATCCAAAGGGAACACATTTTATTCCTGATGGAATGGGTGGTGGTGCAATGGGCACAGAAATGTTAGGATCTTCAAGTAAAGAGACAGGTTCTTCTGTTTATACAGGTCTTCAATTACCAGGTATTGCAAAGGGCCAAAGACTTGGCTTAGAGTATAACCATGGTAGTAAATACTGGAGAAGTTACACCTATGGTGAAGATACACTTGCAGGTTCTAAGCTAGCTACCCGTGGTGATGCGTATGAAATCTACTATAAACTTCCAATTGTAGGTAAAAATTTAACTGCGCAGTTGAGTTATGTTTATATGAATTATGACTATACTGGTAGTAATACATTCTTTGGTTGGACCGGAACACCTATGGATCCATCAACAGTACCAGGTGCTGTTAAATCAGCTTCTGATATCCGTGCTTCTTTAAGATATAAATACTAA
- a CDS encoding Mrp/NBP35 family ATP-binding protein, protein MLKTKIPYGSTQKPNNRAPYANKVIAVSSGKGGVGKSTVAANLAVGLAQSGLHVGLLDADIYGPSIPRLLGVEAEKLQWNDENKMIPSENFGIKVMSVGLTTPKSDTPLVWRSSVAVSALMQFLEDVAWGELDVLVIDMPPGTGDVQLTMAQELPLCGVVLVTTPQMLSTDDVSRAIVMFQDIHVPILGLVENMSYFIAPDTEKRYDIFGSGGAQKLCSTYHIPLLGQIPLTSDILNLSDQGKIPMALGEATTKEMYESIVKRVREVL, encoded by the coding sequence ATGCTTAAAACCAAAATACCCTATGGCTCAACCCAAAAGCCCAATAACAGAGCCCCTTATGCCAATAAAGTCATCGCCGTTAGCAGTGGCAAAGGCGGTGTTGGTAAAAGCACCGTTGCGGCAAACCTTGCTGTAGGACTTGCCCAAAGTGGTTTACATGTAGGACTATTAGATGCAGACATTTACGGACCAAGCATTCCAAGGCTTCTAGGTGTTGAGGCTGAAAAATTACAATGGAATGATGAGAATAAAATGATCCCCAGTGAAAATTTTGGTATTAAAGTGATGAGTGTGGGGCTTACAACGCCCAAAAGCGATACGCCACTGGTCTGGAGAAGCTCCGTAGCCGTGAGTGCCTTAATGCAGTTTTTAGAAGACGTTGCTTGGGGAGAATTGGATGTTTTAGTCATCGACATGCCTCCAGGAACAGGCGATGTGCAACTCACCATGGCACAAGAGCTTCCTCTGTGCGGTGTCGTACTTGTCACCACGCCTCAAATGCTCTCAACCGATGATGTCAGCCGCGCCATTGTGATGTTTCAAGATATTCACGTTCCTATTTTAGGGCTGGTGGAAAATATGAGCTATTTTATAGCCCCCGATACAGAAAAACGTTATGACATCTTTGGAAGTGGAGGAGCTCAAAAACTCTGCTCTACCTACCATATTCCCCTTCTAGGACAAATTCCGCTCACAAGCGATATTTTAAACCTAAGCGATCAAGGTAAAATCCCTATGGCTTTGGGCGAGGCAACGACAAAAGAGATGTATGAGAGTATTGTAAAAAGAGTGAGAGAGGTCTTATGA